GTAGCGAAATTATGTGAAAAAGAATTCAAGTGAACAATACTAAAAGACATGAACTTTTCAGGTTGCCCAGACAAAGCCGTCGTttaatatttttctcttctttactaGGAAGGCTATCACTGTAGTATCAgtagaatgttttttttattggtcACGTTCTGAAAGATAGCTATGAAGATAAATTATGACAGAGTTAATCAAATATATATATGCAAACTAGATACACACATTTATTGAATATGCTGTGCCTCAAAGATTAGCAGGCTCCGTAGGATATGCTTGTCTTCTTTAGTAGCACTCTGGAAGCAAGATTTGCTGATAAATTATGATAATTTATATTAACTTATATTGATTGGCTCACTACACAAATAAGCGCATGAAAAATATatttgtttatgaaatacatgGAGTGCCCCTAAGTCGAAAAAGAATGCTTTAAGAAAGCTTTTGACTATAATCATGTACCTTTCTGTAAAGTTGTCATAACTCACCGAATCGCACTGCaatcgaactttttttttcttagtgtgcTCATGAGGTTGATCCCAAGTGCTGAAGCTAGGGTGAGTTGGTCATCCATGGACTTGGCTTGTATTAGCGTGGTACATGTAAGAAGTAAAGACGGCTTTCCATCTTATATGTGCAGCACTTATACAAGCTTATTATTAGGATATATTGTACCACGCTAACAGAAGCTAAGTCTAAAGAAATTGAGTTCTCTCGGTTCCTTGTACGTACCTGTGTTTTGCCACCTACTTGTCATATGAAGTTTATATTATGTCTCCTTTCATATGGGCTGAGTGCCCGTCCCCTTCGGCTGCTCTCTTCGAGCATGGCAGCGCCACACTCATTGATAGGAAAACAGAAGTGCTAGCGTACCATGGTTCATTTCGTTCAAGCTCATACGCTCTCTGTACCCAAAGGGGGCACAGACACCTGCACTAAAGCAACTCACACAGCTAGCTTCATACAATAAAGAATGTATTGCTCCATGCATAGCCCCACCTTCAGTGCTAATAACTGAAAATTATGATCGAATAATCAGAAGCACGGATTGACAGACGCCTGTAGTTAATGGTATTTCAAAATGACGAATATCTCTTCTCACTTGCTCTGCAAGCACTTCCTAAAATTCGCATATGTGATGACAAGTAAACATTATTGTGCAGTCTCCTTCTTATAATGTTTTCGGTGGTATAAGTGCTCTATTTAACCGTGCTGCTTCCTTGCTCTTTTTTTTACGTTTCAGGAGCAGTTCGGGACATGAATAGACATGCCAAATGCTGCAGTGGACACCAACGCCCGCATACATTTACTTAAGAGAGTCGACTATCGACGTGAAACTTTGTTTTTGAGAACGAAAATGCTGTGTGGAAACAAAAATTCACCGTGAGGAAAAGCTACGGAAAAGACATTCGTGAGAGCAGAAGTCATTACGAGAGGTGGCCATGAGCGTCAGAATTGCTCCGGTCACCACTGAGTGGCCGGCGGTGCTTGTGGGTGCCAACCCGCACTATGCCAGTGTGCTCGTCGAGGGTGACGACACCAGCCACCAGGACAACTGGAGCAGCGCTCAACAAGACCCGTGGGTGGCGAACGACACGACCAGCATGCAAGCCAATCTCAGCCAGTCCTGGCACGAGAACCTTCCGGTTGTGATAACCGTCTCCCTGCTTCTCTGCTTGGTGATCATAGCCACCGTGATCGGCAACATCTTCGTCATCGCAGCCATCATCTGGGAGCGCAACCTGCGTACCGTCAGCAACTACCTGGTGCTCTCGTTGGCCGTTGCAGACTTGATGGTGGCTTGCCTGGTGATGCCACTGGGCGCCGTTTACGAGGTGACGCGCGAGTGGAGAATGCCACCCGAGCTGTGCGACGTGTGGACGTGCTGCGATGTGCTGTGCTGCACCGCGTCCATCTTACACCTGCTCGCGATCGCCGTGGACCGGTACTGGGCGGTGACCATCGTGGACTACATGCGGCAGCGGGACGTTCGGAAGGTGGGCATCATGATATTCTTGGTGTGGAGCGTGGCCTTCGTAGTGTCTATAGCACCGATCTTCGGCTGGAAGGACAAGGACTCACGCAGCCGTGTCCTGCACGAGAAGAAGTGTCTGGTGAGTCAGGACGCCGCGTACCAGGTGTTCGCCACGTGCTCCAGCTTCTACGTGCCGCTCATCATGATCCTGCTGCTGTACTGGCGCATCTTCAAAGTGGCCCGCCAGAGGATTCGCCACAAGCCCGGAGCCAAGGCAGTGCTCATAGTTCACAAAGAACCGTCGACGTCGTCCGCCGTGGCTTCCAACGAGAACACGCCTCAGCACAATGCTACCGTTGCGAGCTCACCCGTGCGCAACAGCAGTAATCAGTCGTCGCCCAGCAACGGCATGAACAAAGCCATGCATGGCGGCATCGGCCGCCTTCTCGTGCTCACGAAGCGCGAGAAGAAGCACGTCGAGGAGACGATTGAGTCTCGGCGGGAGCGCAAGGCAGCCAAGACGGTGGCCATCATCACCGGCGTGTTCGTCATGTGCTGGCTGCCCTTCTTCGTCATGGCGCTCGTCATGCCACTGTGCGAGACGTGCGACCCCGGAAAGCTGGTGTTCAGTTTCTTTCTGTGGCTGGGCTACGCGAACTCGATGATAAACCCGATAATATATACCATATTTAGTCCTGACTTTCGCAACGCCTTCAATAGAATACTGTGCGGCAAGAAGCCGCCCATGAGATGACAGGAATGAGATTCCAGATTTGAAGCGGTTACACTGTGGGCTTTTTTTTATCAGGCTTCAGGCCACTCTTGGTGACCTCTATATATGAAAAAAATGATAACACGTTAACGCATTTTTGCCATCACTTCTGTCAAAGATATTTTTGTATTGACCCGCTAGAACAGAGTTTAAATAACACTGCACATTTGCTTTCGCTTTTGTGCTTTTCTCGAACCACACAGCTTCAGTTAGCCAAGcctgaaatgtatttcatgtggTTGTCGGGTGGCTTCTTCATGTAAACTACGGTAAGACACTACCACTATCCCGTAACGAAGCAAAATTGTTAACGCGTCCTTTAGTGCGTGTGGCTTTAGCCTTTGGGGCTCTGGCGAAAGTCACAGACACTCCACGTACAAGGTAACTTTGACTTGCCCAAAATCCTGTTGCCTCAGGCCGGAATCCTGTTGCAAATATCAGCAGGTTCAGATTAGTATATCCGGTCAACAGTATAAAGGGTGCTTAGCTTCCTTAATATAACTTTTAGGTTAGAATTCTTCTGTAGTGATTGCGTTAAACCTGATGCCAAACACCGCAGAAATGCCCTTGGCAGACTATTCTGCAAGTTTTGCGGGAGGTTCCTACAGCGCATGGGGCTCTGCGCTGTTCGTTAGCCTCCTGCAACGCGCCTTTCTCATTCGCTCAAGCGCAGCGCTTATCACTAAGCACATTCTCTTCATCGACACCTACTCTTCAAACTTGAATATCGCTTTTTGCTTGCATTGCATCGCCAGTTGTTAAAATTTCTGGAGTTTTTGTGAAGGTGTTCGTTCATTTGGAGAGTGTATTTTCCGAAGCCACAAAGGCTTCTCTACAAACTCGCCAAGAAGTGCACATGGGCAAGCCTATAAGGAAAAGTGACGAACTCGTTCAGGGGCTGCTTCGAATTTGTCAACGGCCAATGAATCACGGGGTTTATCACGTGCTGGCCCTTCGCCCCACTGACATCAGCGAACACAGTCAAACTTCCAGAGAAGTGTcccagctcctcatcaatgtaCAGTATATTCATTGTGATATTATCGGACGTCTAGTGTTTGAGTGGCAGAAAAAAGTCTACGTCTTGTCATGCCCAATATGACTGTCACCGTGTTACAGTTACACTTTCGATGATTCGCATTTTGCTGTATAACAATGTCACTGGTTAACCATATGTGTGTTGAGCATCTGTATTTTCCGTGTTTTCGTCGCCATGAACGCGCATATTGTACTCACTCTTCTAAAGGTACTAATGTGATACATTGCCTGACCATACACCTTTTTTTCGGGTGGCCTCGATGTCCCATGCCCTCGTCAATGCATGCCTTTGCCCTCTCTAAATCTACTGAGCCCTACGAAGCCGACGTATAAAATAAACAAGAGCATCGTTTCTCGTGGAGGTAAGTTTTTTCCAGCAGATGTTAAAAACCCGTACGACGACAGCTTTCGTTATAAGCACACTCggaatgtgtgtaagagaaattcttCTGTAAGGTATGCTGGCATTGTACGCCTAATGATGTCCTTATTATTCTTTAGGAGTGCTAGACTGATAGGTACAAATTCACTGGTATCGAGAACACCCATGGCACTTAATAATGCAAGGATAAGAAACATGAAAAAAGTAAATTTAGGCGTATGCAACGGTTGAGTGTGCCGTTGCTTACAGAACCGCGGCAAACAATGTGGGTGTTCTTTTCTCATTGAAAAATGAGGAGCTCGTAAACATTTGAACATGAAGACGAAACTGTTCACACAAAATTTAAGAATTTTCTGCAATGCAATCAGCTAAATCAAACTTAAAAAAAACATAGGACATAAGGTACAGTTCTCGGCGAATGAAATATGAGGCTTCAAGCGAGTGGTTCTTGGCGGTAGGGGGACGGTGACAGTGAGAGGGCTTTTAACGGGTGGTTACTGTATACGGAAATTCAGTCTGTGGTGCGCGGTGGACTGCTACAGTCCTTCGAACGCATACGGCAAACCAGTCTGTGGTTCGCGGTGGACTGCTGCAGTCCTTCGGAACACGCGCCCGCCACCAGCTCCAGTGGTCTCACGTGGCATGGCCGTGATCGCAGCGCAGtatgattgcgatagcaattacatcaCCAGCGAGAGAGCGTGAACAGCGCGCATTAGAGGCGCTTTAGTTACCCCGCTCCTTGCGATAGGCGCTCCTCCTACCTTTAATACCTGTGCTTTGCCCTACGATGTGTGGTCACCCGTGCGCACGATTATATATTGATGGGGGTGCTTTTGTACGCCACCTCTTCACCGCGATGTTTGGAGTTACAAAGCGCACAAATGTAACTTCACTCGCTGCCGCAACCACATTCGCGAGGAAAACTGACCACTTCGAAAGTCACTGCAGTTCGCGCTCGTCCAATGCGTGTTCTTTTTGGGGCatcctttgtgtttgagcagggCGCTCAACGTCTCAAGCTGCCTTGTTGTACTTCGCTTGGCATTCCAACAACATTCATTGCTTCTCGCATGTGGTGACAGTGGGACTTTTCTTCTGGGTGAGAGGGGGGGGGCACCATGGCAAGCAATGATATGCTGGTACCACCAAGAAGCGAGACCGATCGGTTGCCTACCGAATGCAAGGACCACATGTCACGAACAGCGTCACGCTCCCCATCAACCTTCCCGCCTTCAGCCACGTGCTCTGAGTGTCATGTTTCAATCGCCGAGCACAGTAGTTATAGAAGCTAACACAGCACAGGACAGCTAGTTTTACGTATTATATTGAGCGCAAATTGAAAAAGGAAACATTAGGATATCAAGGTGCTTGCCTCAGTAAtcttaaatatagtttttttctaTGCCACGTTAAGAGTTTCGTCCGCACAAGGTTTATTACCAATGCGATGTTCATAAGAAACAAAAGCTGTTACGCCTCCCGTATAGAGAAGGCGCTCTTTCAAGTCAATATTTTAATTTCTTTTAAACAGCCTTCTTATCTGTCGAAGCATCAGGCCGCGTACACAGTAACGCGTAATATTCGTTACAATATCGAAATGACAATTTTCCATCTCTTGCTATACAAAACACTCACTTCAAGTATTGTCTCAATGTAGCTGCATGCTTTAAACTGGCACCTTTCTTATGTAAGTGCTTGAAGGCGTCAGCAGAGCAGGTACGTGTACGAGCCGAATGGTGGCATGTCCAACAGTAAATACTCAACCTCTCCATCAGCATCCCGTATCAGACTTAGAGACGACCACCCTGTTCGTGTTGCTCCAAGTTGGTTACCTACATTTATTCCCTCAAGACTCCCGCTGTCTTCCTGCATAGTAAGAGCCTGTTGACAAAGTgtttccctgaaaaaaaaaagagcgcgcttaGCAAAGTGAGCAGTACCTAAGTAGCAAGACTGCCAAGGCTTTTCGCTCAAGAAATTTCAAAGCAGTCGTGCTATGTAAAGTTGGCATTGTCTTTGTAGAGTAACATATAGCTGTTCGTGGTCGTCAGTCTCTTCGTGTGGGTGTGAGAATGAGTGTGCCAATGGATGTGTTGTACGCCAATTTATCATCCCCTTCACTCTGTGCTGCTCCCTGAATCTGTGGCGTATATGCTCAACTGACTATATTTATTCTTCGGTGAAACACACTAAACGAGCAGCATTTAGAAGCGTGTTTGTGGTAGCGGGAATGTGCGAGCAACATAGAAGCTGACATGACTGCTTTCTTAGAAAGTAGGCAGGATACCAATACTGAAAATGTTTCAATAAAAAAGAAGCATTAAGTTCGGCCCGTTTCACTACGAGAATTACCTTGCTTGTAAGTTTACTGTCTGCACTCCAAATGATAATATTCACAAGGAACATCATGTGGTGACAAAATATCGAGTGATCGTAAAACAAAGCGGTAATGAACACGACAAATAATAAAGCTTAGAAAAGCACGGATGATATTACTTAAAGTTTTTAAGCAAAAAAGATGAAACTATGAGATAAAGGGAAATGAAATGAAGTAACCGGAAAAGTAACTCGACGTCGATGTGTACCGAACCGACAACCATTGATTTGAATGATCTGGGTTCGGTACCCACCTGCGCCGAGTAATGTTAGTTTTTTTATGTTAATGTGATTTATTATGTTAGCTATGCTATGACAATGACACATTATATTGGCAGAGTGTGTTTTATGTGCCCTCTCGATGACATAAAAAGTGCAAGGACCTCTAGATTAAAAGAAGAAACACGTTTTGGTTTTTAGTTTTTCAAGCTCATAGCCTCTTTTTGGGGGgtatgggagagagagagaaaaaaattatattgaatgaagcttgtgagtgaaggtgggagggtccattattccaggaaacctctggcttggacagcccgccgagctcgagcgacgagttgacgctgctcgaccaggtccggctgggagatcgcagcctcccacgcttcactgaggggGGTGTAAATTTTTTTACAGCGTTCAAGGCACAAACAATGTCATGGCGTGCCACTTCCTACTATTATCGCGATGAAGGTCTGTACGAGGTTTTGGTTAATCGGTGTAAAAGATGGACGCATACAGCAACGTGAACAGGAACCGACGAACAGGAGTGGATGGTGGGTTTAAACCTTTTGGTTATCACTGGCTCTTGTACCATTGACGGTTATTTCATGGTATTCCAAATGTCTTTGCGTTGCGTACTCTGCTTCATCTCGTGTTTGTTATTCTGTGTCCCATGATGAATTGTGTAATTTTTTTGTCTTTGATTGCGATACGTGTATCACTAAATGCCCACATCTTTGTGTAGCAGCATGTGTGTTTTAATGAAGCAGGTGCTTTGAGGTGTGGGAGCAATGGGGAACAATAGAAGTTCGCGACTGTTCAAGGCGCCTAAGTCTCACTGCATAAACTCATTTCGTTAGAAAAAAGCATGTACGGCACCGGTTCTATTCCCAGGATTTGCGGACAACTGTACGTAGCGGCGGTTCTCAGCTGATAGAAACGATGTGCTGCCATAACTGAATGAGAATTAGGTTGAAAAATCAAACCTCTTAGAAAAGCTTCAATTTCTATATAGCTGATACTGAGTGGAAAGTTTTGGTCAAATTGCAGCATCGCTTTATGAAGGGCGCGATTACATGTGTTTTTACAAATTATGTGTAGTGTGCACAAATATCTGAGTGGTGTGGACACAGTCCTGTATTGAAAAACATGGACTGAGTGCGTAAGCGTTGAGCTATGTATAGCCTTTTGTGGCTTACCTAATTTTTGATGCcaacttttgtgcaagagaagaggagtagccggtgccacgcattggcaccaacctctccctAAATGCACTTAATAAAAAAGAAAGCCGTGACTTACCAGAAACATGAAGCACCGCCCATTTGAAATCCACGGGGCCCCAATGTAATATACAAGACAACATGGGAAGCCACAAGTTTTGTTTAGGGACACTCTCATTTGACTATATTATTCAAATAAGACTTTGATGTATACAACCGGGAGGCATTTTCGATAACAAGCTTTTTTCGCCAGATATTATTTCTCTACGCCATTTTTTCATTCAATTAGTGCAAGCCTCCATTTTTTACGACAAAATATGGTGTTACTTGCCCATGTAGACAAATCCTGGTGATATTCTCGCGCGATATTACCGATATAATTAGATATCAGTGATTGAACCATGAGATATAGTGGTAATACGTGATGTGCCATCGCTATTGCTTCAGTTTCGTGCAAATCAAGGTAACGAAAGCTATCCTTGAGGTGCCCAAAGATTACGCGTGAAAGAGTTCGTGCAACAGAGTGACTTTCTGAATAACTTGTTGCTAGATTATAGTCGGTACATGGTGCGAAGCGTGATTGCCACTGAATTAACGAACGCAGTTTTATCAGTGGTTAGAATGATTATGGCTTCCCCCCAAAAATATGCGAACGGTCGGATATTGACCAAATATGCGGAATATTTGTTTGTAAGACGAGCTGTGTTCCACATATTTTCCACTCGGAAGCAGATCTTCGCTATTCGCACTTTCGTTTCACTTTCGGGGTAATTGTAGAGGTTCTTTTGCAAGGACTTCTGAAGGTATTGTCTTCTTTTGGTTGCGTAATACTCAAGTTGTTAATAAACTCTCTCGAGTAAGCACGTACGTATTTTATTGTTGAACTTCTTATTGCTTCTATATATGAATGGCAGGGTATGGTAGAGTGGTATGGTAGAGTCGCATGTATAATGATGACATGTAGAATGAGCATGTAGAATGCAGAATACCGAGATCTCTTTTCAGTTCTTACAATTTGGAAAAAGATATACCGTAATCATAGCCATTGAGACTGACATATGATGTCACATCTGTTAAGTGTACAATTTCTGCAAACTCACATTGCCAAAAAAATCATGCCCTTATTTTACATATAACGATGCGGGAAATTATAGGTTTTGTGATTCTCTACAATTGTTAACTTCTCATACGTTAGTGCTAGGGGCCTGACACTGAGCTGTATTGCCCACAAAAAGATTCcagtaaaaatttttaaaatGGCCAT
Above is a window of Rhipicephalus microplus isolate Deutch F79 chromosome 1, USDA_Rmic, whole genome shotgun sequence DNA encoding:
- the 5-HT1B gene encoding 5-hydroxytryptamine (serotonin) receptor 1B — translated: MQANLSQSWHENLPVVITVSLLLCLVIIATVIGNIFVIAAIIWERNLRTVSNYLVLSLAVADLMVACLVMPLGAVYEVTREWRMPPELCDVWTCCDVLCCTASILHLLAIAVDRYWAVTIVDYMRQRDVRKVGIMIFLVWSVAFVVSIAPIFGWKDKDSRSRVLHEKKCLVSQDAAYQVFATCSSFYVPLIMILLLYWRIFKVARQRIRHKPGAKAVLIVHKEPSTSSAVASNENTPQHNATVASSPVRNSSNQSSPSNGMNKAMHGGIGRLLVLTKREKKHVEETIESRRERKAAKTVAIITGVFVMCWLPFFVMALVMPLCETCDPGKLVFSFFLWLGYANSMINPIIYTIFSPDFRNAFNRILCGKKPPMR